The following are encoded together in the Ranitomeya imitator isolate aRanImi1 chromosome 4, aRanImi1.pri, whole genome shotgun sequence genome:
- the LOC138675296 gene encoding hepatitis A virus cellular receptor 1 homolog, producing the protein MKYSIFQCIVKVEIVLLNMTYSPAVVAVSKIVVTGRVNDMLTLPCNYTIHLYHHTVCWGRGCSLTGCNNQIIWTDGRKVTWRKTDRYQLLGNISRGDVSLTITGTTEEDEGTYCCRVEIPGLFNDLQKEMEMKIQEEIANSPGTANLGINFPTAEQTTKYNVAYNPVTLTTQTTFYTSQGNNTSEQFSSRDTTVYLITSIAGPIFLFAFIKVVIYICKYLSRKRRKTESKISVINMEALAGTGKAAIENTYT; encoded by the exons ATGAAGTATTCCATTTTTCAGTGCATTGTGAAGGTGGAAATTGTATTGTTAAATATGACATATTCCCCTGCAGTTGTGGCCGTATCAAAAATAGTTGTCACAGGACGAGTGAATGACATGTTGACCTTACCCTGCAATTATACTATTCATCTGTACCACCACACCGTGTGCTGGGGACGAGGCTGTTCATTGACTGGTTGTAATAATCAGATCATCTGGACTGATGGCCGAAAAGTGACCTGGAGGAAAACTGACCGATATCAGCTACTGGGTAATATCAGTCGGGGGGACGTGTCCCTGACCATCACCGGGACCACTGAAGAGGATGAGGGAACCTACTGCTGCCGTGTGGAGATCCCTGGACTATTCAATGACCTACAAAAAGAGATGGAGATGAAGATCCAAGAAG AAATAGCTAATTCTCCTGGAACGGCAAATTTGGGTATCAATTTCCCAACTGCAGAACAAACCACAAAAT ATAATGTTGCCTACAATCCTGTGACTCTCACAACCCAGACAACTTTCTACACCTCACAG GGGAATAATACCTCGGAACAATTCTCATCCAGAGACACGACCGTTTATTTGATTACCAGTATTGCTGGACCAATTTTCCTTTTCGCTTTCATCAAGGTCGTCATATACATCT gTAAATATCTAAGTAGAAAGAGGAGAAAAACAGAAAG CAAAATATCAGTAATAAACATGGAGGCTCTGGCAGGAACTGGGAAGGCAGCCATAGAAAATACCTATACATGA